In one Novosphingopyxis iocasae genomic region, the following are encoded:
- a CDS encoding disulfide bond formation protein B: MAARRTRALFTARWLALLIPAALLGGAYVGQYVYGLYPCEMCWWQRYPHFAALALALLAFAVKGGAARACVILAGLAILISGLIGGFHAGVEYGWWEGITSCSSTIQASGGGDFLDAIMKAPIVRCDQVQWSLFGISLAGYNFLISVVGAAAIFFYASRRPA, encoded by the coding sequence ATGGCGGCGCGGCGAACCCGGGCGCTGTTTACCGCGCGCTGGCTGGCGCTGCTGATCCCGGCGGCGCTGCTGGGCGGGGCCTATGTCGGCCAATATGTATATGGGCTCTACCCGTGCGAAATGTGTTGGTGGCAGCGCTACCCCCATTTCGCCGCGCTCGCGCTGGCATTGCTGGCGTTCGCGGTGAAGGGCGGCGCGGCGCGCGCCTGCGTCATCCTGGCAGGCCTCGCCATCCTGATCTCCGGCCTTATCGGCGGTTTTCATGCCGGGGTGGAATATGGCTGGTGGGAAGGCATCACCAGCTGCTCCTCCACTATTCAGGCGAGCGGCGGTGGCGATTTTCTGGACGCGATCATGAAGGCGCCCATCGTGCGCTGCGATCAGGTGCAATGGTCGCTGTTCGGCATCTCTCTGGCCGGATATAATTTCCTCATTTCGGTGGTCGGCGCTGCCGCCATCTTCTTTTACGCCAGCAGGAGGCCCGCATGA
- a CDS encoding murein hydrolase activator EnvC family protein yields the protein MRQALPILALLPLLAAAGPAAQRTVADAQNDAAAAEERSEALRVKAEEAERAVRGTAARRKALERDIAAQEARIAEARAALAIIGGRLAEEERALAIARAPLMRLTGALERFSRQPPAFALLRPGSTKDLVHVRAILDSTVPRIEARTAETRAAIRRVEKLRAAERAELDDLAGARAALTERRQALAEAEVAERRALAALQSGAVRERSRALALGEEARDIVANEERDRAAGEVLAVLQDLPPPPVKPRGDSPERSSAAYRLPVAGRVVNGFGEESASGYRQRGITIAASPGASVVAPAAGTVRYAGRYRSFGDIVIIDHGAGWTSLVTGLGRLSVAKDTVVRAGEPLGSAGGPVTLELRRKGKPVDVAAML from the coding sequence ATGCGCCAAGCCCTTCCCATCCTCGCTCTACTGCCGCTGCTGGCCGCGGCTGGCCCCGCGGCGCAGCGCACGGTGGCGGACGCGCAGAATGATGCCGCGGCGGCGGAGGAGCGCAGCGAGGCGCTTCGGGTGAAGGCCGAGGAAGCGGAGCGCGCCGTGCGCGGAACCGCCGCCCGGCGCAAGGCGCTGGAGCGCGATATCGCCGCGCAGGAAGCGCGGATCGCAGAAGCCCGCGCGGCGCTTGCCATCATCGGCGGACGGCTGGCGGAGGAAGAGCGCGCGCTTGCCATCGCCCGCGCACCGTTGATGCGGCTGACCGGCGCTCTGGAACGCTTTTCGCGCCAGCCGCCTGCCTTTGCATTGCTGCGCCCCGGATCGACCAAGGATCTGGTTCATGTCCGCGCGATTCTGGACAGCACCGTCCCGCGCATCGAGGCACGGACCGCCGAAACGCGCGCCGCGATCCGCCGGGTGGAGAAGCTTCGCGCCGCCGAACGCGCCGAACTGGACGATCTGGCGGGCGCACGCGCCGCGCTCACCGAACGGCGTCAGGCGCTGGCCGAGGCGGAGGTGGCGGAACGCCGCGCGCTCGCCGCACTCCAGAGCGGTGCGGTGCGTGAACGCTCCCGCGCGCTGGCGCTGGGTGAAGAGGCGCGCGATATCGTGGCGAACGAGGAACGCGACCGGGCGGCAGGCGAGGTGCTGGCCGTATTGCAAGATCTGCCGCCACCGCCGGTGAAGCCGCGCGGCGATAGTCCCGAACGAAGCTCAGCCGCCTATCGCTTGCCGGTGGCGGGCAGGGTCGTGAACGGTTTCGGAGAGGAAAGCGCCTCGGGCTATCGCCAGCGGGGTATCACCATTGCAGCAAGCCCGGGCGCGTCCGTGGTTGCCCCGGCGGCGGGCACCGTGCGCTATGCCGGGCGCTACCGCAGCTTCGGCGATATCGTGATTATCGATCACGGCGCGGGCTGGACCAGCCTCGTCACCGGCCTCGGGCGCCTCTCGGTTGCCAAGGACACGGTCGTGCGCGCCGGTGAACCGCTCGGCAGTGCGGGTGGCCCTGTGACGCTGGAGCTGCGCCGCAAGGGCAAGCCGGTGGACGTCGCGGCGATGCTGTGA
- a CDS encoding DUF885 domain-containing protein, whose product MRPAFASLAAIALATLSPSVAALAAPPAPESQPNQDAAILHDVMDEFWAYVLERNPTLASSVGVDDYAGQVSDYSLAEMDREAAQASAFLKRLDMVHPDRLNEEDRVNYAILQRMLREQVEANAFGQRTVNFTSYSSWHQNFASLASNSPFDTKADYRSYIDRLAKFPQINDQSIAVADQAIAGGYTQPCVTLVGYEGTITGLITEDPTESRFYEPFTRPRPATITEADYEALKREAAQVIQQEVFPALIKERDWYTENYAPKCARDPGVSSQPGGADYYAFRIRQMTTTDMTADEIHQLGLSEVARIRAEMEKVAAKAGYDSREAFIEHLRTDPSYYAKTPEELLAKSALQAKSNDGKLPGLFGRLPRLPYGLKAIPAETAEGTTTAYYGPGSPEIGVAGTYFVNTSKLDQRPFWEIPALTSHEAVPGHHLQIALQQELEMPEFRKQLAFFTAFVEGWGLYSERLGIEMGIYDTPEKDMGRLSYEMWRACRLVVDTGIHSKGWSKEKAVAFMTENSALSAANIDAEVNRYISWPGQALAYKIGELKIRELRKRAEDKLGENFDIRGFHDVVLGQGAVPLDLLERRVDAWIAEKAG is encoded by the coding sequence ATGCGCCCCGCTTTCGCATCGCTCGCCGCCATTGCGCTCGCCACCCTTTCGCCGTCCGTCGCCGCCCTTGCCGCTCCGCCAGCGCCGGAATCGCAGCCCAATCAGGATGCGGCGATCCTGCATGATGTGATGGACGAATTCTGGGCCTATGTGCTGGAGCGCAACCCAACGCTCGCCAGCTCGGTCGGCGTGGACGATTATGCCGGACAGGTCAGCGATTATTCGCTCGCCGAGATGGACCGGGAGGCAGCGCAAGCGAGCGCGTTTCTGAAGCGGCTCGATATGGTCCACCCCGATCGCCTGAATGAGGAAGATCGGGTGAACTACGCCATCCTTCAACGCATGCTGCGCGAGCAAGTGGAGGCCAATGCGTTCGGCCAGCGCACGGTGAACTTCACCAGCTATTCCAGCTGGCACCAGAATTTCGCCTCGCTTGCCAGCAATTCGCCCTTCGATACCAAAGCGGATTATCGCAGCTATATCGATCGCCTCGCCAAATTCCCGCAGATCAACGATCAGTCGATCGCGGTGGCGGATCAGGCGATCGCGGGCGGCTACACCCAGCCCTGCGTCACCCTGGTCGGTTATGAAGGCACGATCACGGGGCTCATCACCGAAGACCCCACGGAAAGCCGTTTCTACGAACCCTTCACCCGCCCGCGCCCGGCCACGATTACCGAGGCCGATTATGAGGCGCTGAAGCGTGAGGCGGCACAGGTGATCCAGCAGGAGGTGTTCCCAGCGCTCATCAAGGAGCGCGACTGGTACACGGAAAATTACGCCCCCAAATGCGCGCGCGATCCGGGCGTCTCCTCCCAGCCGGGCGGCGCGGACTATTACGCCTTCCGCATCCGCCAGATGACGACGACGGACATGACCGCGGACGAAATCCATCAGCTCGGCCTTAGCGAAGTCGCACGCATCCGGGCCGAGATGGAGAAGGTCGCGGCAAAGGCGGGCTATGACAGCCGCGAGGCGTTTATCGAGCATCTGCGCACCGATCCGTCTTATTATGCGAAGACGCCGGAAGAGCTGCTCGCCAAAAGCGCGCTGCAGGCGAAGAGCAATGACGGCAAGCTGCCCGGCCTGTTCGGCCGCCTGCCCCGCCTGCCCTACGGCCTGAAGGCGATCCCCGCCGAAACCGCGGAGGGCACCACCACCGCCTACTACGGCCCCGGATCGCCGGAAATCGGCGTGGCGGGCACCTATTTCGTGAACACGTCGAAGCTCGACCAGCGGCCCTTCTGGGAAATCCCGGCGCTGACATCGCATGAGGCGGTGCCCGGCCACCATTTGCAGATCGCACTGCAGCAGGAGCTGGAGATGCCGGAGTTTCGCAAGCAGCTCGCCTTCTTCACCGCCTTCGTGGAAGGCTGGGGGCTCTATTCGGAACGGCTCGGTATCGAGATGGGCATCTACGACACGCCGGAAAAGGATATGGGACGGCTGAGTTACGAAATGTGGCGCGCCTGCCGCCTCGTCGTCGACACCGGCATCCATTCCAAGGGGTGGTCCAAGGAGAAGGCCGTGGCCTTCATGACCGAGAACAGCGCGCTCAGCGCGGCGAATATCGATGCCGAGGTGAACCGCTATATCTCATGGCCGGGCCAGGCCCTCGCCTACAAGATCGGCGAACTGAAGATTCGCGAACTGCGCAAGCGGGCAGAGGACAAGCTGGGCGAAAATTTCGACATCCGCGGCTTCCACGATGTCGTGCTCGGCCAGGGCGCGGTGCCGCTGGATCTGCTCGAACGGCGCGTCGATGCATGGATTGCGGAAAAGGCGGGCTGA
- a CDS encoding 23S rRNA (pseudouridine(1915)-N(3))-methyltransferase RlmH: MLLHIVARGKIGRSPEAELVERYVKRIQWPTKLTELPDRGGKVPEPAAQQRTILLDETGRTLNSMEFADMLGGWRDDGVREARFLIGAADGFDDAQRAEADLLFSFGRATWPHMLARAMLAEQLYRATSILAGHPYHREG; the protein is encoded by the coding sequence GTGCTGCTTCACATCGTTGCACGCGGCAAGATCGGGCGCTCGCCCGAGGCGGAGCTGGTCGAGCGCTATGTGAAGCGCATCCAGTGGCCCACAAAGCTGACCGAGTTGCCCGATCGCGGCGGGAAAGTGCCCGAGCCCGCGGCGCAGCAGCGCACCATCCTTCTGGACGAGACGGGCCGCACCCTCAATTCCATGGAATTTGCCGACATGCTGGGCGGCTGGCGCGACGACGGGGTGCGCGAGGCGCGCTTCCTGATTGGTGCGGCCGACGGATTTGACGATGCCCAGCGGGCGGAAGCGGACCTGCTGTTCAGCTTCGGCCGCGCCACCTGGCCGCACATGCTGGCCCGCGCCATGCTGGCCGAACAACTTTATCGCGCCACATCGATCCTTGCAGGCCACCCCTATCATCGCGAAGGGTAA
- a CDS encoding bactofilin family protein has protein sequence MFSKPKQTPETAPTPMRNRDAAGGHGTTFSIIGADVRVKGDIEASVDLHIDGQVEGDVHSAALVQGAGSLITGGVVAQSAKLGGRVEGSIDAVDLVIEAGAEIQGDVTYTNLTVANGSKVEGAFRHKSSAGEKPASNVEPITPAKDIGALRA, from the coding sequence ATGTTTTCCAAGCCCAAGCAGACGCCCGAAACCGCACCGACGCCGATGCGTAACCGCGATGCCGCGGGCGGCCACGGCACCACCTTCTCGATCATCGGCGCGGACGTGCGTGTGAAAGGCGATATCGAGGCGAGCGTCGATCTTCATATCGACGGCCAGGTGGAAGGCGACGTGCACTCCGCCGCGCTCGTGCAAGGCGCGGGCAGTCTGATCACCGGCGGCGTGGTGGCGCAAAGCGCCAAGCTGGGCGGCCGCGTGGAAGGCTCGATCGACGCGGTCGACCTCGTCATCGAAGCGGGCGCGGAAATCCAGGGCGACGTGACCTACACCAACCTCACCGTCGCCAACGGCAGCAAGGTCGAAGGCGCCTTCCGCCACAAAAGCAGCGCGGGGGAAAAGCCCGCCAGCAATGTCGAACCGATCACGCCCGCAAAGGACATCGGCGCGCTGCGGGCGTAA
- a CDS encoding nicotinate-nucleotide adenylyltransferase, producing the protein MSRVGLLGGSFNPAHGGHRSISLFAIDALGLDAMWWLVSPGNVLKPRKGMAPYKARLGSAQRQARRSRIVASDIERRMGTRYTVDTLRALKRRYPKHRFIWVMGADNLAQFHRWRDWRRIARTMPIAVIARPGYMEDALASPAMAWFRRFVHRPDRRRNWTDWSTPALVLLRFRPDPRSATAIRMADPDWYREFLTDGDGPANGKSPNASSSVQHTEESN; encoded by the coding sequence GTGAGCCGCGTCGGGCTGCTTGGCGGATCGTTCAATCCGGCGCATGGCGGGCATCGTTCTATCAGCCTGTTCGCGATCGACGCGCTGGGGCTGGACGCGATGTGGTGGCTCGTTTCGCCCGGCAATGTGCTGAAGCCCAGAAAGGGTATGGCCCCGTATAAAGCACGGCTGGGGTCTGCGCAGCGCCAGGCCCGCCGATCACGTATCGTCGCCAGCGATATCGAGCGGCGGATGGGCACGCGCTACACCGTCGATACGCTGCGCGCGCTGAAACGGCGCTATCCGAAGCACCGCTTCATCTGGGTGATGGGGGCGGACAATCTGGCGCAATTTCACCGCTGGCGGGACTGGCGCCGGATCGCGCGGACGATGCCGATTGCGGTCATTGCCCGTCCGGGCTATATGGAGGATGCCCTTGCGTCACCCGCAATGGCCTGGTTCCGGCGGTTCGTCCATCGCCCGGACCGGCGAAGAAACTGGACGGACTGGAGTACGCCGGCGCTCGTGTTACTGCGCTTTCGTCCCGATCCCCGCTCGGCCACCGCCATCCGCATGGCCGATCCCGACTGGTATCGCGAATTTCTGACGGACGGCGATGGCCCCGCAAATGGGAAATCGCCGAACGCGAGTTCGTCCGTTCAACACACCGAGGAGTCGAATTGA
- a CDS encoding M23 family metallopeptidase, whose translation MSFQAKAAGLRNRLTELFVDREFFMRAQGEVRFIKISAKLQKRLATLGALVLIAMIAISGAALFGLIATGMEQNQLAAKQQRIATAQERVAAYRGSIDEVAKDLAARQDKLDRLYEGHFGPLNDAAAPAAEVDETTKKVSAMIPEAAPLARLEARQLAFVSQLSGLADQRSKRAEAAIRKFGIDPRRFLKSNEASGGPLIKAGNTKQDYADPRFASLAGKLGRMDALERLLAAIPTSKPAAITAMTSNFGFRHDPFTGEGAFHSGIDFRGPSGTPILAASEGKVTFAGVKGGYGNCIEITHRGGIVTRYAHLRKFTAHVGQTVDRGQQIAQMGSTGRSTGPHLHFEVRVNGRAVNPAKFLEANPDVFQAQADARNRTDADA comes from the coding sequence TTGAGCTTTCAAGCGAAGGCAGCCGGTTTACGCAACCGGCTGACGGAACTATTTGTCGATCGCGAATTCTTCATGCGCGCCCAGGGTGAGGTGCGCTTCATCAAGATCAGCGCGAAATTACAGAAGCGGCTGGCGACGCTTGGCGCGCTCGTGCTGATCGCGATGATCGCGATTTCCGGCGCGGCGCTGTTCGGCCTGATCGCCACGGGCATGGAGCAGAACCAGCTCGCCGCCAAGCAGCAACGCATCGCCACCGCGCAGGAACGCGTCGCGGCCTATCGCGGCTCGATCGACGAAGTGGCCAAGGATCTGGCGGCGCGGCAGGACAAGCTGGACCGCTTGTACGAAGGCCATTTCGGCCCGCTGAACGATGCGGCTGCGCCCGCGGCAGAGGTGGACGAAACCACCAAAAAAGTCAGCGCGATGATCCCCGAGGCCGCGCCGCTGGCCCGCCTTGAAGCGCGCCAGCTGGCCTTCGTTTCGCAGCTTTCCGGCCTTGCCGATCAGCGCTCCAAGCGCGCCGAGGCGGCCATCCGCAAGTTCGGTATCGATCCGCGCCGCTTCCTGAAATCGAACGAGGCGAGCGGTGGTCCGCTGATCAAGGCCGGCAACACCAAACAGGATTATGCCGATCCGCGCTTCGCCAGCCTGGCCGGCAAGCTGGGCCGCATGGACGCGCTGGAGCGCCTGCTCGCCGCCATCCCGACGTCCAAGCCCGCCGCGATCACCGCGATGACCAGCAATTTCGGCTTCCGCCACGATCCGTTCACCGGCGAAGGCGCGTTCCACAGCGGCATCGATTTCCGCGGCCCCAGCGGCACCCCGATCCTCGCCGCGTCGGAGGGCAAGGTGACTTTCGCGGGCGTCAAGGGCGGCTACGGCAACTGCATCGAAATCACGCACCGCGGCGGCATCGTCACCCGCTATGCCCACTTGCGCAAATTCACCGCGCATGTCGGCCAGACGGTCGATCGCGGCCAGCAGATCGCCCAGATGGGCTCCACCGGCCGCTCCACCGGCCCGCATCTGCATTTCGAGGTCCGCGTGAACGGCCGCGCCGTCAATCCCGCCAAATTCCTGGAGGCCAATCCGGATGTTTTCCAAGCCCAAGCAGACGCCCGAAACCGCACCGACGCCGATGCGTAA
- a CDS encoding S41 family peptidase, with protein sequence MNTRLFRALALAGAAALLPISTAAMSQVDAGSAREMSELIGVMQRIKAFYVDDVDDDKLIEGAISGMLSSLDPHSSYLNERAYSDLMTQTEGEYGGLGLTVTMEDDAVKVIAPTADTPADKAGIKAGDFITHLNGKLIYGGTLDEAVEQMRGEPGTDITLTIFRPGRDKPFDVTITRAIIDLEPVKWETKDDVGIITISSFTDGAGADVRAAMKAIDQKLGHKPLGYILDLRSNPGGLLDEAVNVSDDFLNDGEIVSQRGRRQADTLKFFAKPGDAASGLPVIVLIDAGSASASEIVAGALQDRHRALVMGERSFGKGSVQTIVPLTNDTGLRLTTARYYTPSGRSVQEGGIDPDIRVPQLSDPDYASRTNIRESDLRRHLINELAADDKALEEDQKDDPRFSMTADELKAQGIEDFQLHYALETIGRLGKNGQLGAAAAKTAPAKKKAATN encoded by the coding sequence ATGAACACCCGTCTTTTCCGCGCGCTCGCTCTGGCCGGAGCCGCCGCACTGCTTCCCATCTCCACCGCCGCCATGTCGCAGGTCGACGCCGGGTCCGCGCGGGAGATGAGCGAGCTGATCGGCGTCATGCAGCGGATCAAGGCGTTTTATGTCGACGATGTGGATGACGACAAGCTGATCGAGGGCGCCATTTCCGGCATGCTCTCCAGCCTCGATCCGCACAGCTCCTATCTGAACGAGCGCGCTTATTCGGACCTCATGACGCAGACCGAGGGTGAGTATGGGGGCCTCGGCCTTACCGTCACCATGGAGGATGATGCGGTCAAGGTGATCGCGCCGACCGCCGATACCCCCGCCGACAAGGCCGGGATCAAGGCGGGCGACTTCATCACCCATCTGAACGGCAAGCTGATCTATGGCGGCACGCTGGACGAGGCGGTGGAGCAGATGCGCGGCGAGCCGGGCACGGATATCACGCTCACCATCTTCCGCCCGGGCCGCGACAAGCCGTTCGACGTTACCATCACCCGCGCGATCATCGATCTGGAGCCGGTGAAGTGGGAAACGAAGGATGATGTCGGCATCATCACCATCAGCTCCTTCACCGACGGCGCGGGCGCGGACGTGCGCGCGGCGATGAAGGCGATCGACCAGAAGCTGGGCCACAAGCCCTTGGGCTATATCCTCGATCTGCGCTCGAACCCCGGCGGGCTGCTGGACGAGGCGGTGAACGTCTCCGACGACTTCTTGAACGATGGCGAGATCGTCTCCCAGCGCGGCCGTCGCCAGGCCGATACGCTGAAATTCTTCGCCAAGCCCGGCGATGCCGCGAGCGGCCTGCCGGTGATCGTGCTGATCGACGCGGGTTCGGCGTCGGCGTCCGAAATCGTGGCGGGCGCGCTTCAGGATCGTCACCGCGCGCTGGTGATGGGCGAGCGTAGCTTCGGCAAGGGATCGGTGCAGACCATCGTGCCGCTGACGAACGATACGGGGCTTCGGCTTACCACCGCTCGCTATTATACGCCGTCGGGCCGATCGGTGCAGGAGGGCGGGATCGATCCCGATATCCGCGTGCCGCAGCTGAGCGATCCTGATTATGCGTCGCGCACCAATATCCGCGAGTCCGATCTGCGCCGCCATCTGATCAACGAGCTGGCCGCCGACGACAAGGCGCTGGAGGAAGACCAGAAGGACGATCCGCGCTTCTCCATGACCGCGGATGAGCTGAAGGCGCAGGGCATCGAGGACTTCCAGCTCCATTATGCGCTGGAGACGATCGGGCGCCTCGGCAAGAACGGGCAGCTCGGCGCGGCGGCGGCCAAGACCGCTCCGGCCAAGAAGAAGGCGGCGACGAACTGA
- a CDS encoding demethoxyubiquinone hydroxylase family protein: MSQPRKASIESMIRVDQAGEFGATRIYAGQLAVMGDRSPAARSIAHMAAQEERHCSEFDRLMIERGVRPTALRPFWDRAGFALGAVTAAISPQAAMACTAAVETEIDRHYSEQLEELGDSDPELSAMIADFREEELEHRDTALASGAEDAPGYPLMSGLIRLGCRVAIAVSKRI, encoded by the coding sequence ATGAGCCAGCCGCGAAAAGCATCGATCGAGAGCATGATCCGCGTGGATCAGGCGGGCGAATTCGGGGCCACGCGCATCTATGCCGGTCAGCTGGCAGTCATGGGCGATCGCTCGCCCGCGGCCCGCTCCATCGCGCATATGGCGGCGCAGGAGGAACGGCATTGCAGCGAGTTCGACCGGCTGATGATAGAGCGCGGGGTTCGCCCGACGGCGCTGCGCCCGTTCTGGGACCGCGCAGGCTTTGCGCTGGGCGCGGTGACCGCCGCCATCTCCCCCCAGGCGGCGATGGCCTGCACCGCCGCGGTCGAGACCGAGATCGACCGGCATTATAGCGAGCAGCTGGAAGAGCTGGGCGATAGCGACCCGGAACTATCGGCCATGATCGCGGATTTCAGGGAAGAGGAGCTGGAACATCGCGACACGGCGCTTGCCTCCGGTGCGGAGGACGCCCCGGGCTATCCGTTGATGAGCGGATTGATCCGGCTGGGTTGCCGCGTGGCGATTGCGGTTTCGAAACGAATTTAA
- the rsfS gene encoding ribosome silencing factor — MPTGHGLLDIVLASLDDDQAQEVVSIDLKGKSSIADHMVIASGRSTRQVASMAQKLAEKIKHSGGRARIEGLPNADWVLLDADDVIVHLFRPEVRSFYNLERMWAFEGGETANA; from the coding sequence ATCCCGACGGGACACGGGCTGCTCGATATCGTACTGGCTTCGCTCGACGACGATCAGGCGCAGGAAGTCGTCTCGATCGATCTGAAGGGCAAAAGCTCGATCGCCGATCATATGGTCATCGCCAGCGGCCGTTCCACGCGGCAGGTCGCCTCGATGGCGCAAAAGCTGGCCGAGAAGATCAAGCATTCTGGCGGCCGCGCGCGGATCGAGGGGCTTCCCAATGCCGATTGGGTGTTGCTGGATGCCGACGATGTGATCGTCCACCTGTTCCGCCCCGAAGTGCGCAGCTTCTACAATCTGGAGCGGATGTGGGCGTTCGAGGGCGGAGAAACCGCGAACGCCTGA
- a CDS encoding PH domain-containing protein, which produces MAAAAGEPQRTHPLSIVTGFIAALPQALYAIPALLVGGGKALPFLIFIIPTIIALSGFARWLTWRHFTYRIGEEEIRIDQGVVSRQSRSVPFERIQDVGLEQKLLPRLLGLAAVKIETGGGKGEDAELSYLKLADAEALRDLIRDRKHGVISETDTAVKAAVEDEAPPLFAMDTRRLIIAGLFNFSLVVIGLTFAFLTQIQDFLPFDLYDTEFWMGVAGRVHIEEIRTIGLAAQIMAALGGVLILIAVGILSGIIRTVLRDYGFRLSRVPAGFRRQRGLLTLTDVVLPRHRVQAALILSGPIRRHFGWRELKFQSLAQDSKAGSDHSVAPLAHPAELEPILAEAGLENAADAARFHRAKLGPFLLNWSILALLIGGGATALLFIAPLAAPVAYAIAGWFLLLAWLRWRYHRHALVGGQLYVQTGWWRQRLTLLPMVKTQSIDLVRSPADRLFGTAGLVFGVAGGSASFPLHLRALPLADAAALRETIMAAVTRVDFSEVNEA; this is translated from the coding sequence GTGGCCGCGGCAGCCGGAGAGCCGCAGCGCACGCATCCGCTCTCGATCGTCACCGGTTTCATCGCCGCCTTGCCGCAGGCGCTGTACGCCATTCCGGCCTTGCTGGTGGGCGGCGGAAAGGCGCTGCCTTTCCTGATCTTCATCATCCCCACAATCATCGCCTTGTCAGGTTTCGCGCGCTGGCTGACCTGGCGCCATTTCACCTATCGCATCGGCGAAGAGGAAATCCGGATCGATCAAGGCGTGGTCAGCCGCCAGAGCCGGTCCGTGCCGTTCGAGCGCATTCAGGATGTGGGGCTGGAACAGAAGCTTTTGCCCCGGCTGCTCGGCCTTGCCGCGGTCAAGATCGAGACCGGCGGCGGCAAGGGCGAGGATGCCGAACTGAGCTATCTGAAGCTGGCCGATGCCGAGGCGCTGCGCGACCTGATCCGCGATCGCAAGCACGGGGTCATTTCTGAAACGGACACTGCGGTGAAGGCCGCCGTCGAAGACGAAGCGCCGCCGCTCTTCGCGATGGATACGCGCCGCCTCATCATCGCTGGATTGTTCAATTTTTCGCTCGTCGTGATCGGCCTGACCTTTGCGTTTCTGACGCAGATTCAGGATTTTCTGCCCTTCGATCTGTACGATACGGAATTCTGGATGGGTGTCGCGGGCCGGGTGCATATCGAGGAAATCCGTACCATTGGCCTCGCCGCGCAAATCATGGCCGCCTTAGGCGGTGTTCTGATCCTGATCGCTGTCGGCATCTTGAGCGGTATCATACGCACGGTGCTGCGCGATTACGGGTTCCGGCTCAGCCGCGTGCCTGCGGGCTTCCGCCGCCAGCGCGGGCTTCTGACGCTCACCGATGTGGTACTGCCGCGTCACCGCGTTCAAGCGGCGCTGATCCTGAGCGGGCCGATCCGCCGCCATTTCGGTTGGCGCGAGTTGAAGTTTCAAAGCTTGGCGCAGGACAGCAAGGCGGGGAGCGACCACAGCGTCGCCCCCCTCGCCCACCCAGCCGAGCTAGAACCTATCTTGGCAGAAGCGGGGCTGGAAAACGCCGCCGACGCCGCCCGTTTTCACCGCGCAAAGCTCGGCCCGTTCCTGCTGAACTGGTCCATCCTGGCGCTCCTGATCGGGGGCGGGGCTACGGCGCTGCTGTTCATCGCACCGCTCGCCGCGCCAGTCGCCTATGCCATTGCGGGGTGGTTCCTGCTGCTCGCCTGGCTGCGCTGGCGCTATCATCGGCACGCGCTCGTCGGCGGCCAGCTTTATGTGCAGACCGGCTGGTGGCGCCAGCGCCTGACTCTGCTGCCTATGGTCAAGACGCAGAGCATCGATCTGGTGCGCAGCCCCGCGGATCGCCTGTTCGGCACGGCAGGGCTGGTCTTCGGCGTGGCCGGAGGATCGGCCAGCTTCCCGCTTCACCTGCGCGCGCTGCCCCTCGCCGACGCCGCAGCGCTGCGCGAGACGATCATGGCCGCGGTAACGCGCGTCGATTTTTCCGAAGTGAACGAGGCGTAA